In Ignavibacteriota bacterium, the following proteins share a genomic window:
- a CDS encoding helix-turn-helix transcriptional regulator, with the protein MDQRSTSQALLREWLDLSGARVFEGRNGQDRLLRFLVGTAERKPGEIIVNARFSDDGLHVRFGDNVRAVVPFRSLRRIAEEDDIHWDSLRIAGERTFITLTAGGGAEIPVPHDVLREFAVCKAPERKAASLRERKLTARSFGAKLRATREHHGITQEALAAKVGSSRWSILRIEKGDYLPKVALLQNFARALDVQVEELLASH; encoded by the coding sequence ATGGATCAACGGTCCACGTCGCAGGCCCTCCTCCGGGAATGGCTTGATCTCTCCGGCGCGAGGGTCTTTGAGGGGAGGAATGGTCAAGACCGGCTGCTGCGCTTTCTCGTCGGGACAGCGGAGAGGAAGCCGGGAGAGATCATCGTGAACGCACGGTTCTCGGACGACGGGCTTCATGTGCGCTTCGGCGACAACGTCCGTGCCGTGGTACCATTCAGGTCGCTGCGCCGTATCGCCGAGGAAGACGACATCCATTGGGATTCATTGCGGATCGCCGGCGAGCGGACATTCATCACGCTCACGGCCGGTGGAGGTGCGGAGATCCCTGTCCCTCATGATGTCCTGCGCGAATTCGCAGTGTGCAAAGCCCCGGAACGCAAAGCTGCGTCCCTTCGGGAACGGAAGCTGACCGCCAGGTCATTCGGGGCGAAACTCAGAGCCACACGCGAACATCACGGCATCACCCAGGAGGCCCTGGCTGCGAAGGTTGGATCCTCCCGGTGGTCCATCCTGCGGATCGAAAAAGGGGACTATCTGCCAAAGGTCGCCCTTCTTCAAAACTTCGCACGCGCACTGGACGTGCAGGTCGAAGAATTGCTGGCCTCGCACTAA
- a CDS encoding DUF4160 domain-containing protein: protein MPRIATDGKYVIYVHVRDEHPPPHVHVYYDGKVSRVSLFDLRVMDAVSQRESRMLERVVSRHRVHALAVWAEVNEQSDRE from the coding sequence ATGCCCCGTATTGCGACGGATGGCAAGTATGTGATCTACGTGCACGTGCGGGATGAACATCCGCCACCGCATGTTCATGTGTACTATGACGGCAAAGTCTCGCGGGTGTCACTGTTCGATCTTCGGGTCATGGATGCCGTCTCGCAACGGGAATCCCGGATGCTGGAGCGTGTGGTATCCAGGCACCGTGTGCATGCTCTTGCCGTCTGGGCTGAAGTGAACGAACAAAGCGATCGAGAATGA
- a CDS encoding cellulase family glycosylhydrolase encodes MSSDRILRSPRTAAILCLLLLLPGTFAIGRDTTVIVVHADRVRTPVTYGIGASWHAVSEDSIDMDTSYTWALRTINARGSAWGGNPPLADTAAWRQLAWHARWLGFTFLRVELEARMYEPARNIFDWNNEEMGALYRILDHAEASGVNVFLQQMWSNVGWNAYPGVQPLLSAPRSVDDFAEGLAALMEHLTRVKGYTCIRWLCITNEPPGGSWGSWWMTGDSAAPYTPALRAVRRALDARGLSVALSGPDWTDLPLFDSTKIDFDPYISAYDIHSYQGIDSAKQQRLGAWVRWARAHEKPMFLSEIGDMSLGWRDTNAGPKTFAAALSNAESILRGLDAGVSAFNRWSFTNRGDLDGQWQLVRTWDIQQKRYLDGVRIEPAAYYGYGIITRFWIPGASVLVTDAVADTLILAQALRGAEGEITIYIVNKGRSASAVTVMVSGGGSSDRTLYRYVAAEETVDRPDYRMDPSLVIQKRGEPIRVVLPARSITTLSSLKMPHEAPARR; translated from the coding sequence ATGTCATCGGACCGCATCCTGAGATCCCCACGGACCGCAGCGATACTCTGCCTCCTGTTGCTGCTGCCGGGCACCTTCGCCATCGGGCGGGACACCACCGTCATTGTCGTGCATGCGGACCGAGTGCGCACGCCAGTCACCTACGGCATCGGGGCATCGTGGCACGCCGTCAGCGAAGACTCCATCGACATGGACACATCGTACACGTGGGCCCTCCGCACCATCAATGCACGCGGAAGCGCCTGGGGCGGCAACCCGCCGCTTGCCGACACCGCGGCATGGCGACAGCTCGCGTGGCATGCGCGGTGGCTGGGGTTCACGTTCCTGCGCGTGGAGCTGGAAGCGCGGATGTACGAACCCGCGCGGAACATCTTCGACTGGAACAACGAGGAGATGGGGGCGTTGTACCGGATCCTCGACCATGCCGAGGCCAGCGGGGTGAACGTCTTCCTGCAGCAGATGTGGAGCAACGTCGGGTGGAACGCCTATCCCGGCGTGCAGCCGTTGTTGAGCGCGCCGCGGTCCGTGGATGATTTCGCGGAGGGGCTTGCCGCGCTCATGGAGCATCTCACGCGCGTGAAGGGGTACACCTGCATCCGGTGGTTGTGCATTACCAACGAGCCACCGGGAGGGAGCTGGGGGTCGTGGTGGATGACCGGCGACAGTGCCGCGCCATACACACCTGCGTTGCGGGCCGTGCGACGTGCGCTCGATGCGCGGGGGCTCAGCGTGGCGCTCTCCGGCCCCGACTGGACCGACCTTCCGTTGTTCGACAGCACAAAGATCGACTTCGATCCCTACATCAGCGCTTACGACATCCATTCGTATCAGGGGATCGACAGTGCGAAGCAGCAGCGGCTGGGGGCGTGGGTGCGCTGGGCCCGGGCGCACGAAAAACCGATGTTCCTGTCGGAGATCGGCGACATGTCGCTCGGCTGGCGCGACACCAATGCCGGTCCGAAGACATTCGCGGCTGCGCTCTCCAATGCCGAATCCATACTGCGCGGGCTGGATGCAGGGGTGAGCGCATTCAACCGGTGGAGCTTCACCAACCGGGGCGATCTGGACGGACAGTGGCAGCTCGTGCGCACGTGGGACATCCAGCAGAAGCGGTATCTTGACGGCGTCCGGATCGAGCCGGCGGCGTATTACGGGTACGGCATCATCACGCGGTTCTGGATCCCGGGGGCATCCGTGCTCGTCACCGATGCGGTGGCGGACACGCTCATCCTTGCGCAGGCGTTGCGGGGGGCGGAGGGGGAGATCACCATCTACATCGTGAACAAGGGGCGATCAGCCAGCGCGGTGACTGTGATGGTAAGCGGCGGCGGCAGCAGTGACAGGACGCTGTACCGGTATGTGGCTGCGGAAGAGACCGTCGATCGGCCGGACTATCGCATGGACCCTTCTCTGGTGATACAGAAGAGGGGTGAGCCGATCCGGGTGGTGCTGCCGGCGCGGAGCATCACCACCTTATCGTCATTGAAGATGCCGCATGAAGCGCCGGCGCGGCGGTGA